Proteins found in one Micrococcales bacterium genomic segment:
- a CDS encoding PIN domain-containing protein — MKLVDANVLVYSIDSDGQHHSKARRWMDQALSSPEPVVLPWLCLLAFVRITTNPRLYERPLTVDQALDVVERWLAAPAVRTDIASGGVLPRLRQALKQSGVGGNTVNDAYLAALALEVGAELVSFDTDFARFEGLTWTNPAALLGADKS, encoded by the coding sequence GTGAAACTGGTCGACGCAAACGTGCTGGTCTATTCGATTGATTCAGATGGTCAGCACCACAGCAAAGCCCGCCGGTGGATGGACCAGGCCTTGTCGAGTCCCGAACCGGTCGTCTTGCCCTGGCTTTGCCTGCTGGCCTTTGTTCGCATCACTACCAACCCTCGGCTTTACGAACGACCCCTCACCGTCGATCAGGCGTTGGACGTGGTGGAGCGGTGGCTGGCCGCCCCCGCTGTGCGTACGGACATCGCTAGCGGCGGGGTCTTGCCCCGGCTGCGCCAGGCGCTGAAACAGAGCGGGGTTGGTGGCAACACCGTCAATGATGCCTACCTGGCAGCCTTGGCGCTGGAAGTTGGGGCCGAGCTGGTCAGCTTTGACACTGACTTTGCTCGCTTCGAAGGCCTGACCTGGACCAACCCGGCGGCCCTATTGGGAGCGGATAAATCCTGA
- a CDS encoding HAD-IC family P-type ATPase yields the protein MSNQPAQGLSSAEATQPVAGLSSAEVAQRVAAGQVNATPGGSSRSAADIWRANIFTPFNALLLSLAAVVIVVDRGFMNALFGMVMVFNSGIGIFQELRAKRKLDRLAILNAPRATVVRDGQAQEVAVEQVVLGDTLKLTLGDQVVADGQVIESRELEIDESLLTGESDPVVKAVNEQVLSGSIVVAGSGHIHVTAVGADSYSYKIAAHAKRFRQAKSELLHSTNRLLKWISWMLIVVAPVLIWGQLRISTDNWRQAVVKATAAIVGMIPEGLVLLTSMAFMLAAVALTRRQVLVQQMPAVEGLARVDTLLLDKTGTLTEGSIRFEAMAEVEANDQAKDRLDQVLVTLASRSANPTNLAILEAFPNTEPFEVSGEVPFSSARKWSAITTSKTTWVMGAPEILFAASPTDRHFVKAKETAAQGKRVLALMSGTGPLAGQTLPPQMRCQALIVLSERIRPDAGETLGYFAQQGVDIKIISGDSPLTVAAVARQVGVGQGQAVAFDARDLPDAGPDLEEIVNRCAVFGRVQPEQKRQIAQCLQAQGRVVAMTGDGVNDALALKDADIGIAMNSGAAATKAVAELVLLDNKFSHLPKVLAEGRRVIANIERVANLFLIKNVYSLAMALAVTVAGFAYPYQPSQMTVISALTIGIPAFFLALGPNSRIYQPGFLKRVLEFAIPVGVICAAAMMVNYTLIQKSEVSTVEAGTSTSIVLVIVGWWVLFCLARPLRPWKVALIAAVAGLYIMMVTVPWLAELFHFAVKWQAVPVAVLVGAIGAGLVEVVWRLTRP from the coding sequence GTGTCCAACCAGCCTGCCCAAGGCCTGAGCAGCGCTGAGGCGACCCAGCCTGTCGCCGGCCTGAGCAGCGCTGAGGTAGCCCAGCGTGTCGCCGCCGGTCAGGTCAACGCCACACCAGGAGGCTCGAGCAGATCTGCCGCAGACATTTGGCGGGCCAACATTTTCACGCCCTTCAACGCACTGCTGCTGTCATTGGCCGCTGTGGTGATCGTCGTTGACCGGGGGTTCATGAATGCACTTTTCGGCATGGTCATGGTATTCAACTCCGGCATTGGCATATTCCAGGAGTTGCGAGCCAAACGCAAATTGGACCGACTAGCCATCCTCAATGCGCCAAGGGCCACAGTTGTCCGCGACGGCCAGGCCCAGGAGGTCGCGGTCGAACAGGTGGTCCTGGGTGACACCCTCAAGCTGACCTTGGGCGACCAAGTTGTGGCAGATGGCCAGGTCATCGAGTCGCGCGAGCTGGAAATCGATGAAAGCCTGCTAACCGGCGAATCTGACCCAGTGGTCAAAGCGGTCAACGAGCAGGTGTTGAGCGGTTCGATTGTCGTGGCCGGCAGCGGGCATATCCACGTCACCGCCGTTGGCGCCGATTCCTATTCATACAAGATTGCCGCCCACGCCAAACGCTTTAGGCAGGCCAAATCCGAGTTGCTTCACTCAACTAACCGGTTGCTGAAGTGGATTTCCTGGATGCTAATTGTTGTAGCGCCAGTGCTGATTTGGGGCCAATTGCGGATCAGCACCGACAATTGGCGCCAAGCCGTGGTCAAGGCGACTGCGGCCATCGTTGGCATGATCCCCGAAGGCCTGGTGTTGCTGACGTCGATGGCTTTCATGCTGGCGGCCGTGGCGCTGACCCGCCGCCAGGTCCTGGTCCAGCAAATGCCGGCGGTTGAGGGCCTGGCCCGGGTCGACACACTGCTGCTCGACAAGACTGGCACCCTGACCGAAGGCAGCATCCGCTTCGAGGCCATGGCCGAGGTAGAGGCAAATGACCAAGCCAAAGACCGCCTTGACCAGGTCTTGGTGACTCTGGCCAGCCGCTCGGCCAACCCGACCAATCTAGCCATTTTGGAAGCTTTCCCTAACACCGAGCCGTTCGAGGTCAGCGGGGAGGTGCCTTTCAGTTCGGCCCGCAAATGGAGCGCCATCACCACCAGCAAAACGACCTGGGTTATGGGCGCACCAGAGATCCTGTTTGCCGCCAGCCCCACCGACCGGCACTTCGTCAAAGCCAAGGAAACCGCCGCCCAGGGTAAGCGTGTGCTGGCGCTGATGTCCGGCACTGGCCCACTGGCCGGCCAAACCCTGCCTCCCCAGATGCGCTGCCAGGCGCTAATTGTTCTGAGCGAGCGGATTAGGCCGGACGCCGGTGAGACTCTGGGCTATTTCGCCCAGCAGGGCGTCGACATCAAGATCATCTCTGGCGACTCGCCGCTAACTGTGGCGGCGGTGGCGCGCCAGGTCGGTGTGGGGCAAGGTCAGGCCGTGGCCTTTGATGCCCGTGATTTGCCCGATGCCGGCCCCGACCTTGAGGAGATCGTCAACCGTTGCGCTGTGTTTGGCCGGGTCCAACCTGAACAGAAACGGCAAATCGCCCAGTGCCTGCAGGCTCAGGGCCGGGTCGTGGCCATGACCGGTGACGGCGTCAACGACGCCTTGGCTTTGAAAGACGCCGATATTGGCATCGCCATGAACTCCGGGGCGGCCGCCACCAAGGCCGTGGCCGAGTTGGTTCTGCTGGACAACAAGTTCTCCCATCTACCTAAGGTCTTGGCAGAGGGCCGGCGGGTCATCGCCAATATTGAACGAGTCGCCAACCTGTTCCTGATCAAGAACGTCTATTCACTGGCCATGGCTCTGGCGGTGACGGTGGCGGGTTTCGCCTACCCCTATCAGCCCAGCCAGATGACAGTCATATCAGCACTGACGATCGGTATTCCGGCTTTCTTCTTGGCCCTTGGACCTAACAGCCGGATCTACCAGCCGGGCTTCTTGAAACGGGTCTTGGAGTTCGCCATCCCGGTGGGGGTGATCTGTGCTGCCGCCATGATGGTGAACTACACGCTGATTCAGAAATCTGAGGTCAGCACCGTCGAGGCTGGCACATCGACCTCGATTGTGCTGGTAATTGTCGGTTGGTGGGTGCTGTTTTGCTTGGCCCGGCCGCTGCGTCCTTGGAAAGTGGCGCTGATTGCGGCGGTGGCCGGTCTGTACATAATGATGGTGACGGTGCCCTGGTTGGCGGAGTTGTTCCACTTTGCGGTCAAGTGGCAGGCCGTGCCGGTGGCGGTTCTGGTTGGTGCCATTGGCGCCGGGCTGGTCGAAGTGGTCTGGCGCCTGACTAGGCCTTGA
- a CDS encoding biotin--[acetyl-CoA-carboxylase] ligase: MKQTDFLDQKRLEAALVAGGQYHAISVVDQIDSTNAQLLSAPSPGHMTALLAEHQTQGRGRLEAGPIGATRTWQAPPLRALLLSVLVRPRVGGPQLTLAMALAALEAINETGPPRLVSPLGPRPVTQDRHLSIKWPNDLIIGHKKLGGILAQVGADGRIVVGLGLNVHQSQSELPSQAATSLRLEGYQTNRTELAISILEGFGRHYRTWRARPASLIDQVRPHMSTLGQVVMASLLGGRTLTGTAIDLDQAGRLSLRLDSGRLASLDAGEVTHLRPGSLSRKA; this comes from the coding sequence GTGAAACAGACAGACTTCTTGGACCAAAAACGCCTTGAAGCTGCCCTTGTGGCCGGCGGGCAATACCACGCCATCAGCGTGGTGGACCAGATCGATTCGACCAACGCCCAGCTACTGTCCGCGCCTAGTCCGGGCCACATGACAGCCCTATTGGCCGAGCACCAGACCCAAGGACGCGGCCGGCTCGAAGCCGGTCCAATTGGGGCCACGCGGACCTGGCAGGCCCCGCCCCTGCGCGCGCTACTGCTTTCGGTGTTGGTCCGCCCGCGGGTGGGTGGCCCGCAGCTGACTTTGGCCATGGCCCTGGCCGCACTTGAGGCCATTAACGAAACCGGCCCGCCAAGACTTGTCTCGCCACTTGGCCCGAGGCCGGTCACCCAAGACCGCCACCTGTCGATCAAGTGGCCCAATGACTTGATAATTGGCCACAAGAAACTGGGCGGAATCCTGGCCCAGGTTGGCGCAGATGGCAGGATCGTCGTTGGGTTGGGGCTGAACGTCCACCAAAGCCAAAGTGAGTTGCCTAGCCAAGCCGCCACTTCGCTGCGGCTTGAGGGCTACCAAACCAACCGGACCGAGCTGGCGATTTCTATCCTTGAGGGCTTTGGCCGGCACTACCGAACCTGGCGGGCTCGCCCGGCCAGCCTGATTGACCAGGTCCGGCCTCACATGAGTACTTTGGGGCAAGTCGTCATGGCTAGTCTGCTTGGAGGCAGGACTCTGACGGGCACCGCTATTGACCTCGACCAGGCTGGCCGGTTGAGTTTGCGCCTAGACAGCGGGCGGCTCGCCAGCCTCGATGCCGGCGAGGTGACGCATCTGCGTCCAGGTAGCCTAAGTCGAAAGGCGTGA
- a CDS encoding adenylate/guanylate cyclase domain-containing protein, translating into MAQEDPRSAAPGEYSTAEDRASTIAGAPTLLTLGQVADQAGVSRERIAAFWAAMGMALPPEEAEYFTSADVDALIAATEVVDYGVLGRETETALLRAFSHTSERLAWWQIESLVADAAARFELDDLSARLVVLDRISDLADIFEPQMVYAWRRHLSSIIRFMGAGLALEAGEGGPGEAVDRSGGDLPLERAIGFADLVGYSTISHDLDAAALEALVGDFMVQGRDIVTRGGGRVVKEMGDGIMFATDEPVRAAQIALDLARDIGADGRTPPAHVGLAWGRVLGRFGDLFGPPVNLASRLADLAGPRQVVVDQATAVVLNDEVDLQLQPCEPVELAGVGLVKPFWLRHAAS; encoded by the coding sequence GTGGCCCAAGAGGACCCCCGGTCCGCGGCCCCAGGCGAATACTCGACGGCGGAAGACAGGGCGTCGACCATTGCTGGTGCCCCGACCTTACTGACGCTCGGCCAGGTGGCTGATCAGGCCGGCGTGTCCCGCGAGCGGATCGCGGCGTTTTGGGCCGCCATGGGTATGGCGCTGCCACCGGAGGAGGCCGAGTATTTCACCTCAGCAGACGTAGACGCGCTAATCGCCGCGACCGAGGTGGTCGACTACGGCGTGCTGGGCCGGGAAACCGAAACCGCCCTGCTCCGGGCCTTTTCCCACACGTCCGAGCGACTGGCCTGGTGGCAGATCGAAAGCTTGGTAGCTGATGCGGCCGCGCGCTTTGAACTGGATGATCTCAGCGCCCGGTTGGTGGTCTTGGACCGGATCAGCGACCTGGCCGATATTTTTGAACCCCAGATGGTCTACGCCTGGCGGCGTCATCTTTCCTCGATTATCCGGTTCATGGGTGCAGGTCTGGCCCTCGAAGCCGGCGAAGGCGGCCCCGGGGAAGCAGTCGACCGGTCAGGGGGCGATCTGCCCTTAGAACGTGCCATTGGTTTCGCCGACCTAGTGGGCTATTCGACCATCTCCCACGACCTGGACGCCGCCGCCCTTGAGGCTTTGGTGGGCGACTTCATGGTTCAGGGCCGTGACATTGTCACCCGCGGCGGTGGCCGGGTGGTCAAGGAAATGGGCGACGGCATCATGTTCGCCACTGACGAACCAGTTAGGGCGGCCCAGATTGCCTTGGACTTGGCCCGGGACATCGGGGCCGACGGCCGCACGCCCCCGGCTCACGTTGGCCTGGCTTGGGGCCGGGTGCTGGGCCGTTTCGGTGATCTTTTTGGGCCGCCGGTTAACCTGGCCTCACGGCTGGCGGATTTGGCCGGGCCACGCCAGGTGGTGGTTGACCAAGCCACCGCGGTTGTCCTAAACGACGAGGTTGACCTGCAACTTCAGCCGTGCGAGCCGGTCGAGCTGGCCGGTGTGGGCCTGGTCAAGCCTTTCTGGCTGAGGCACGCGGCCTCTTAG
- a CDS encoding Mrp/NBP35 family ATP-binding protein: MSTPTVESVTAALAKVIDPEIRQPITELGMVRSIEVGEAGAVSVEIALTVAGCPMRKQIERDVKTAIAQVGGVGLVTLKMGVMSDDERQALQEKLRGQAPEIPFNDPESKTRVFAIASGKGGVGKSSLAANLALALAAKGLEVGVLDADIYGYSMPRMMGVTAEPMQMENMILPPVASGVRVFSMGMLVPPGRPVVWRGPVLHRALTQFMTDVYWGDLDILLIDLPPGTGDVPLSIAQLIPGSEIIVVTTPQAAAAEVAQRAGAMALQTKQPIVGVVENMSWLAQPDGSKLELFGTGGGQQVAANLTQSLGQPVDLLGQIPLDIAIRQGGDEGKPVVQSHPGSPASAAYGAVADNLAKRIGSA; the protein is encoded by the coding sequence GTGTCTACACCCACCGTTGAATCTGTCACGGCCGCCCTGGCCAAGGTCATCGATCCTGAGATCCGCCAGCCCATTACTGAGCTGGGCATGGTCCGCTCCATCGAGGTAGGCGAGGCCGGCGCCGTCAGCGTCGAAATCGCCCTGACCGTGGCCGGCTGCCCCATGCGCAAGCAGATCGAACGTGATGTCAAAACCGCGATTGCTCAGGTGGGTGGCGTCGGCTTGGTCACGCTGAAAATGGGTGTGATGTCCGATGACGAAAGGCAGGCCCTGCAGGAAAAGCTGCGTGGGCAGGCTCCGGAGATTCCTTTCAACGATCCAGAAAGCAAAACCCGGGTTTTCGCCATCGCCAGCGGCAAAGGCGGGGTCGGCAAGAGTTCGCTGGCGGCCAACTTGGCTTTGGCCCTGGCCGCCAAAGGCCTCGAAGTGGGCGTATTGGATGCCGACATTTACGGTTACTCGATGCCGCGCATGATGGGCGTGACGGCCGAGCCGATGCAAATGGAAAACATGATTTTGCCGCCGGTGGCCAGCGGGGTGAGAGTCTTTTCGATGGGCATGTTGGTACCGCCGGGCCGGCCAGTGGTTTGGCGCGGCCCAGTCCTGCACCGGGCCTTGACCCAGTTCATGACCGACGTTTACTGGGGTGATCTCGACATTCTCCTAATCGACCTGCCGCCTGGTACCGGTGACGTGCCGCTATCGATCGCCCAGTTGATCCCCGGATCGGAGATCATCGTTGTGACCACGCCCCAAGCCGCCGCCGCCGAGGTGGCACAACGGGCCGGTGCCATGGCGCTGCAAACCAAACAGCCCATTGTCGGGGTGGTGGAAAACATGAGCTGGCTGGCCCAGCCGGACGGCTCGAAGTTGGAACTCTTTGGCACCGGCGGTGGCCAGCAGGTCGCCGCCAATTTGACCCAGTCGTTGGGGCAGCCAGTCGATCTACTGGGCCAAATCCCGCTCGACATTGCGATTCGCCAAGGCGGGGACGAAGGCAAACCGGTGGTCCAAAGCCATCCGGGCTCGCCGGCATCGGCCGCCTATGGCGCGGTGGCGGACAACCTGGCCAAACGAATCGGCTCTGCCTAA
- a CDS encoding aminopeptidase P family protein, with amino-acid sequence MDDQPITERVANRSIKPTSKAFREFMTKDWGQAPVEPELTRRLEGAGAAAARRQALGNVFPGDRLVFPAGKPKARSNDTDYRFRPNTAFAHLTALGLNHEAEAVLVLEPVEETEAALGAGQPTHEAVLYLSPPGTKDTAEFYADAARGEFWVGRRPSLDQMATVTSIRTAHLDTLPDALAKDAGMVQLRVIAHAEAQVTELVQKIRAEAGCAVAPGDDPATNPDAALAEAAAEARLIKDEYGIGQMKKAIAATIKGFEEVVKALPQAVAAERGERVIEATFEAGARIGGNGVGYETIAAAGSHATTLHWTDNTGPVRPGDLLLLDAGVEVDSLYTADLTRTIPVSGRYSATQRRVWQAVVEAADAAFAAAVPGNLFRDVHEAAMQVIAERLEEWGLLPVTAAEALAAEGQQHRRWMVHGTSHHLGLDVHDCAQARKELYVDGRLEPGMIFTIEPGLYFKPEDLAIPAEYRGIGVRCEDDILITAAGPVNLSAALPRSADAIEAWIAQLAA; translated from the coding sequence ATGGACGACCAGCCAATCACCGAGCGCGTCGCCAACCGGTCGATCAAACCGACCTCGAAGGCCTTCCGCGAGTTCATGACCAAGGACTGGGGCCAGGCCCCGGTTGAACCGGAACTCACTCGCCGCCTCGAAGGGGCTGGCGCCGCCGCCGCCCGCCGCCAGGCGCTGGGCAACGTTTTCCCAGGCGATCGGCTGGTTTTTCCGGCCGGCAAGCCCAAAGCCCGCTCCAATGACACCGACTACCGCTTCCGCCCAAACACGGCCTTTGCCCACCTGACCGCCTTGGGTTTGAACCACGAGGCCGAGGCCGTGCTGGTGCTCGAACCAGTCGAGGAGACCGAAGCTGCCCTGGGCGCCGGCCAACCCACCCATGAGGCCGTGCTGTATTTGAGCCCTCCCGGCACCAAGGACACAGCCGAGTTCTACGCTGACGCCGCCCGCGGCGAATTCTGGGTGGGCCGGCGGCCCTCGCTGGACCAAATGGCCACCGTCACTTCCATCCGCACGGCCCACCTCGATACCCTGCCTGACGCTCTGGCCAAAGACGCCGGCATGGTCCAGTTGCGTGTCATCGCCCATGCCGAGGCCCAGGTCACCGAGCTGGTCCAAAAGATCAGGGCGGAAGCAGGCTGTGCCGTGGCGCCCGGCGACGACCCCGCCACCAACCCCGACGCCGCCCTAGCCGAAGCGGCGGCCGAAGCTCGGCTGATCAAGGATGAATACGGCATCGGCCAAATGAAAAAAGCCATCGCCGCCACCATCAAAGGCTTTGAAGAGGTGGTCAAAGCCCTGCCCCAAGCCGTCGCCGCCGAGCGCGGCGAAAGGGTGATCGAAGCCACCTTTGAGGCCGGCGCCCGCATAGGTGGCAACGGCGTCGGTTATGAGACCATTGCCGCCGCCGGAAGTCATGCCACCACGCTGCATTGGACCGACAACACCGGCCCGGTCAGACCCGGTGACCTGCTGCTACTTGACGCCGGCGTCGAGGTCGACTCGCTTTACACGGCCGATCTGACCCGTACTATCCCGGTTAGTGGCCGCTACTCTGCGACCCAGCGGCGCGTCTGGCAGGCCGTGGTTGAAGCGGCCGATGCCGCCTTCGCCGCCGCCGTGCCTGGCAACTTGTTCCGCGATGTGCATGAAGCTGCCATGCAAGTCATCGCCGAACGCCTGGAGGAATGGGGCTTGCTACCGGTGACAGCGGCCGAGGCCCTCGCGGCGGAGGGTCAACAGCACCGCCGCTGGATGGTCCACGGCACCTCTCACCACCTGGGGCTCGACGTCCACGATTGCGCCCAGGCGCGCAAGGAGCTCTACGTTGACGGCCGGCTGGAGCCAGGCATGATCTTCACCATTGAGCCTGGCCTCTACTTCAAGCCGGAAGACCTGGCCATCCCGGCCGAATACCGCGGCATTGGCGTGCGCTGCGAGGACGATATCCTCATCACCGCCGCCGGGCCGGTCAACCTCTCGGCCGCTTTGCCACGCAGCGCCGATGCCATCGAAGCCTGGATAGCCCAGCTGGCCGCCTAA
- a CDS encoding magnesium and cobalt transport protein CorA, whose amino-acid sequence MRIVPGIRQTNRESRTNGVAERKPDPPAPADPPPAAKARSEAESLVTAAIYQDGERVATTGSLSETFGQLRDNPGAMAWIGLYRPSAETIGTLAEHAHLHELLVEDVIQAHQRPKLERYDSTLLVVLHPARYLNAEEEVEFGELHVVLGRDYVVTIRHGENPELGSVRRRLESEPDLLSTGPESVMYAVMDAVVDQYVPVYHGLDNDIDEIEFQVFRGDADVSRRIYELSQEVADFGRAVRSTGRILTDLSAGFAKYHVAPELQSYLRDVADHVTEVRERTDAFHHSLRDILTVNATLVAQRQNEEMKHLAEQSKAENEQMRRISAWAAIIFTPTVITGVYGMNFKRMPELDWIMGYPFAVSMMLVSAGLLFFLFKRKDWL is encoded by the coding sequence ATGCGCATTGTTCCTGGAATCCGTCAAACCAACCGGGAATCCCGCACCAACGGGGTTGCAGAACGAAAGCCAGACCCGCCTGCGCCAGCCGATCCGCCGCCCGCCGCCAAGGCTCGCAGCGAGGCTGAATCACTGGTCACCGCCGCCATCTACCAGGACGGTGAGCGTGTGGCCACAACCGGCTCGCTGTCAGAGACTTTTGGCCAGCTACGCGACAACCCCGGCGCCATGGCTTGGATTGGCCTTTACCGACCCAGTGCCGAGACCATCGGCACCCTGGCAGAGCACGCCCATCTGCACGAACTGCTAGTCGAAGACGTTATCCAAGCCCATCAAAGGCCCAAACTGGAGCGTTACGACTCGACGCTGCTGGTGGTGTTGCACCCGGCGCGCTACCTCAACGCCGAAGAAGAAGTCGAATTTGGCGAGCTTCACGTGGTGCTGGGCCGCGATTATGTCGTCACGATCCGTCATGGCGAGAACCCCGAATTGGGCAGTGTGCGCCGGCGCCTGGAGTCCGAGCCCGACTTGCTTTCGACCGGGCCAGAATCAGTTATGTACGCCGTCATGGACGCGGTCGTGGACCAGTACGTGCCGGTTTACCACGGCCTAGACAATGACATTGATGAGATCGAGTTCCAGGTGTTCAGAGGCGACGCGGATGTCTCACGACGCATCTACGAGCTATCCCAAGAGGTGGCCGATTTTGGCCGCGCTGTCAGGTCAACCGGACGAATCCTAACCGACCTTTCGGCTGGCTTCGCCAAGTACCACGTCGCCCCCGAACTGCAGTCATACCTGCGTGACGTGGCTGATCACGTCACGGAAGTCAGGGAACGAACCGACGCCTTCCACCATTCGCTGCGCGACATTCTGACTGTCAACGCCACTTTGGTGGCCCAGCGCCAGAACGAAGAGATGAAACACTTGGCGGAGCAATCCAAGGCCGAGAACGAGCAGATGCGACGCATCTCGGCTTGGGCCGCCATAATCTTCACCCCGACCGTCATCACCGGCGTTTATGGCATGAACTTCAAGCGTATGCCAGAGCTGGACTGGATTATGGGTTACCCATTCGCCGTCAGTATGATGCTGGTCTCGGCCGGGCTGTTGTTCTTCCTGTTCAAGCGCAAAGACTGGTTGTAA
- a CDS encoding PHP domain-containing protein produces MKIDLHAHSTVSDGTDTPIQLVRKAAEAELDVVALTDHDSSAGWDDAVRTASRSGVCLIRGAEFTCLWQGVAVHMLSYLHEPAFPPLVEELHRVRQARLDRARVMVEMVAQDFPITWEDVVAQTGPGAAVGRPHVADALVAAGVAPNRTAAFKEILHSRSPYCVRHYSSDAIVMVEIIRAAGGVPVFAHPGAIHRQRLVGDQAIMEMAEAGLAGLEVYHRDNPAPQRARLLALAEQLDLLVTGSSDYHGEGKANRLGENTTPLEVLLEIVAQGELGPAGADKI; encoded by the coding sequence GTGAAAATCGACCTCCACGCCCACTCGACCGTCTCGGACGGTACCGACACGCCAATACAGCTTGTCAGGAAGGCGGCGGAGGCGGAACTGGATGTGGTCGCTCTGACCGACCACGACTCCTCGGCCGGCTGGGATGATGCCGTGCGGACCGCGTCGAGGTCGGGAGTTTGCCTCATCCGGGGGGCCGAGTTTACCTGCCTGTGGCAGGGTGTGGCCGTTCATATGCTGTCCTACCTGCATGAACCGGCCTTCCCGCCGCTGGTCGAAGAACTCCACCGGGTGCGTCAGGCCAGGCTGGACCGAGCCAGGGTGATGGTCGAAATGGTGGCCCAGGATTTCCCCATCACCTGGGAGGACGTGGTGGCACAGACCGGGCCGGGGGCCGCCGTTGGCCGCCCGCATGTGGCCGACGCCCTAGTTGCCGCTGGTGTGGCGCCAAACCGGACGGCCGCTTTCAAAGAGATCCTGCACTCCCGCAGTCCCTATTGCGTGCGGCATTATTCCTCCGATGCCATAGTCATGGTTGAGATTATCCGGGCCGCCGGTGGCGTGCCCGTCTTTGCCCATCCCGGAGCAATTCACCGCCAGCGCCTAGTGGGAGACCAGGCCATTATGGAAATGGCCGAGGCCGGCCTGGCCGGGCTCGAGGTCTATCACCGCGACAACCCCGCGCCGCAGCGGGCCCGGTTGTTGGCCCTGGCCGAGCAGCTCGACCTGCTGGTAACCGGCAGCTCTGACTATCACGGCGAAGGCAAGGCTAACCGGCTGGGCGAAAACACCACTCCACTGGAGGTTCTGTTAGAGATCGTGGCTCAAGGCGAGCTTGGTCCGGCGGGGGCCGACAAAATCTAG
- a CDS encoding AEC family transporter gives MGALAGVGVKVVLAGLLGFGLRRKGFVTAELAQDLGKLLLSVIAPFAIVAAATRPYQAELASSLYTTLAVSVTYFVLAVALGVAVSRMTPMEVAERRALVCLSTFPNMTFIGMPIVAELFGAAGLLCAVVANLVFNLFFFTFAENYMGSVGFKLKTIVTSPVVIACVVAVVIFFGRLPVPDAFGSAFAMLGGAMAPIAMMIVGFGLAESYLGELIRNPFGYLAGGMRLLFWPVLVLVAGRLLGLDTLAVNSATILFAMPCGTMTVMLAARSGRAYRFCAQSVVQSNAMMFLTLPGIYWLIQIWP, from the coding sequence GTGGGCGCGCTGGCTGGCGTTGGCGTCAAAGTTGTCCTAGCTGGACTGTTGGGGTTTGGGCTGCGCCGAAAGGGCTTCGTCACGGCCGAGCTGGCCCAGGATCTGGGCAAACTGCTGCTGAGCGTGATCGCGCCGTTCGCCATTGTGGCCGCAGCCACTCGCCCCTACCAGGCTGAGCTGGCCTCCTCGCTGTACACCACGCTGGCGGTTTCGGTGACCTACTTTGTCCTGGCAGTGGCCCTAGGTGTGGCCGTCTCCCGGATGACGCCAATGGAGGTGGCAGAACGCCGGGCTTTGGTCTGCCTTTCAACCTTCCCTAATATGACCTTCATTGGTATGCCGATTGTGGCCGAGCTGTTCGGGGCGGCCGGGTTGCTCTGCGCGGTGGTGGCCAATTTGGTCTTCAACCTGTTTTTCTTCACCTTCGCCGAAAACTACATGGGCTCGGTCGGCTTCAAGCTGAAGACCATAGTGACCTCGCCGGTGGTGATTGCCTGTGTCGTGGCGGTGGTGATCTTTTTTGGCCGGCTGCCGGTGCCGGACGCCTTTGGCTCGGCCTTCGCCATGTTGGGTGGGGCCATGGCGCCGATCGCCATGATGATTGTTGGGTTTGGGTTGGCTGAGTCTTACCTGGGCGAGCTGATCAGGAATCCCTTTGGCTACCTGGCTGGCGGCATGAGGCTGCTGTTTTGGCCGGTGCTGGTGTTGGTGGCAGGCCGGCTTTTGGGGCTGGACACTTTGGCGGTCAATTCGGCCACCATCTTGTTCGCCATGCCCTGTGGCACTATGACCGTGATGCTGGCAGCCCGCAGCGGCCGGGCCTACCGTTTCTGCGCCCAAAGTGTGGTCCAGTCCAACGCCATGATGTTCCTGACCTTGCCCGGAATCTACTGGCTAATACAGATTTGGCCCTAG